In the Glycine max cultivar Williams 82 chromosome 6, Glycine_max_v4.0, whole genome shotgun sequence genome, TGATATCCAAATGGATAACAAAATCACGAAGGAACTCACTGAGGAGGAGCTCATCACTCTCAGGGACGAAGTCTCCAAATATATGATTGAAGGCGACCTGGTAAAATTACGGTTTTAACCCTTTcgtttttttataggaaaatgttAATTGTTTGTTAGAAATTAGTGTTGTTAGGTTTTATTtgcaaatgttagttgttagtaaTTAGTATTGttagttgttatttattttttgaaattatggTTTTAACCTCTGTCcccttctcttcttccttcacCACTAAACTAACCTTATATTTCCtcgattttttctttttctgtgagTGAGTCTCTTTGTGAATTCTAACTAACTGTGGAATTGAATCTCATTGGGGGATTCAGAGACGGTTCAATGCGGTTAATATAAAGAGACTGAAGGACATTCAGTGCTACAGAGGAATAAGGCACATTCAGGGGCTTCCTTGCAGAGGCCAGCGAACCAAGAACAATTGCAGGACCTTGAAGGGTAAGAAGGTTGCCATTGCcggcaaaaagaaaaagtaaacgGCTCCTATTTTTTGTGATGTTGTTTTCTAATGGTCAATGTTGtaagaaaaacaataatgttttaCTATAATTcgattgattttgtttaattcaCGTGTAATTTATTGTATTTGGAAGTTCAACTTGTGCTACTTGGCAAAGTATGAATCAATCACTGCTTGGTCATGTTGAAAATTTAGTTCTGGGCAGACACACTTAGATAATGTTTCATGATCTTCTTGACAACTATTATGTCTGAAATATTATTTCACATCTAGTCTAGGTGGTGTTGGGTCTAGCTTTTTAGTTGGTTATGTAGTGTGTGTTCAAatgaaaatggttgtatgcTTGGTTGTAGGAAATTTTTGGGGATTATTGATTTGGTAGATTGAAATAACATGCTTGGTGGGTCCCGTGTCTCGAAGTTTAGCAATACATGTTCAATCTTTGACACTAGTTTGCATTGGGTTTACTTTACTACTTTGCTCCTAGCTTTACAAACATAATTCTTCTAATGGACCATTCTTCTAATCTAGCAAATTTCATAATTGGGCTTACTAAATATTCATAGACCATGCTTAATCAACTGAGTTAAtttgataaatgaaaaatattttggtatatatcttaattgaaatatattgtaaaatcttttaaagaatATTCTACAGTGATATTATTaaacttaataaattaaattatatattttatcataaatgagaaaaattataaaatgattgatatactaaatttttatgaaacctatgatttttatttacaatttatatatgttaacaaattaattattagatcaaaattaattgtcacaaaatttattatctaaatttacatgtgtattaaatatataagaaattttattgttatatataacaacattaattattttataacataattgatatattagcttagttggttagagaatcatgctaataatatgaaaaGTATGGGTttgatgtaattaattttaaattttaaattaaatctgtATGAGGCTTACAAATTCATCAATCCGTATCATTTTAGGAAAGgacaaaaatgaaatttcatgaTTTTACTGAGTGTATCAGCAATTATGGTGGTGCGCGTAGCAACAGGCGGGAAGTACGAGCCAATTGTTTTGATGAATCCAAAccatttctcttttaaaaacggtagaagttgttgaaaattgGTAATGATTAAACCTAAGACATCGGAATGATTAAACCAGCAGATTTTCGGGAAGAGAGTAAAAATTTCAGTGACCAATCGAGATATTTCATAAACAATCATATATgggccacaaaaaaaaaaaatcatcatgctATTTTATTGCCTTTTAATTAGATTAAACTGAACTATACTCTTCTGTTTGCAAGTAATTTATTGTCCTCTActcttatattaaaatatacagTATAGTTCATTTAATTTAACATCGTTTAAGTAACTTGTGCAGTCTTCTTTGGAATATGCAAGTATTAGATTTCActtcttttttatgttaaaataaattacactcTCTTTTCTCAAGAGATGTGAATATTAcactttttctcatttatgataaaatatacaaattaatttatttagtttaataatATCACTGTAGAATattctttaaaagattttataatatatttcaattaaaatatacaccaaaatattttccatttatcaaattattataaaaggagTCTAACTCATTGATTGAGCTTGGTCCATGAATATTTAGTATTGTCTTTGAttcttatcaataaaaaaaaaataactcaaggaaaatttgaaaaaattagagAACAAATGTAATGAATTGTTTTTGGAAGACTAAAACCAATACAAGTTaatattttgagaatcaaaatcatagttaatcctaaatttttttctaacaattatttttacagCAACTATATTGATGTCGTGTCAA is a window encoding:
- the LOC100499902 gene encoding 30S ribosomal protein S13, chloroplastic; this translates as MAQTLAMPVAPSLAIISNSRLSKTLSVPVLNNPKFQGLSIKCVRVGGVEIPNNKRIEYSLQYIHGVGRTRAKQILCDIQMDNKITKELTEEELITLRDEVSKYMIEGDLRRFNAVNIKRLKDIQCYRGIRHIQGLPCRGQRTKNNCRTLKGKKVAIAGKKKK